A portion of the Actomonas aquatica genome contains these proteins:
- a CDS encoding energy transducer TonB — protein sequence MPKHTNRLRLLSLIFAFVGSAMCAVAGDPVVHSQVDENPQPLRTPPPVFPAELKAQGVTGMVLVEVVIDDQGKVSTAEVVKSTVDGFNAASVKAVSQWVFKPAKKDGAAVWVRLRLPLKFS from the coding sequence ATGCCTAAGCATACGAATCGCCTCCGTCTCCTGAGTCTGATTTTCGCCTTCGTCGGCAGCGCCATGTGCGCCGTCGCGGGCGACCCGGTCGTCCACTCCCAAGTGGATGAAAATCCGCAGCCGCTGCGCACGCCGCCGCCGGTTTTCCCGGCGGAGCTTAAAGCCCAAGGCGTGACCGGAATGGTGCTGGTCGAGGTCGTGATCGACGATCAAGGCAAGGTTTCGACCGCCGAGGTGGTGAAATCCACCGTCGACGGCTTCAATGCCGCTTCGGTGAAGGCCGTGAGCCAGTGGGTCTTCAAGCCGGCCAAGAAGGACGGTGCGGCCGTCTGGGTGCGCCTGCGCCTGCCGCTGAAGTTCTCCTGA
- a CDS encoding molybdenum cofactor biosynthesis protein MoaE yields MAFKISDQPIDPAPLATALDHPRAGACATFEGRVRNHNEGQPVDSLEYEAFAELAEREGERVLAEALEKFDLLAAEAVHRVGHLQIGDMAVWVGVAAAHRGPAFDACRYIIDELKARVPIWKKEHYSSGATTWINCATRGDFADASPPLA; encoded by the coding sequence ATGGCTTTTAAAATCAGCGACCAACCCATCGATCCGGCCCCGCTCGCCACGGCCCTCGACCATCCGCGGGCCGGGGCCTGCGCGACCTTCGAGGGTCGCGTGCGCAATCACAACGAGGGCCAGCCCGTTGACTCGCTGGAATACGAGGCCTTCGCCGAACTCGCCGAACGCGAAGGTGAACGCGTGCTCGCCGAAGCCCTCGAAAAATTCGACCTCCTCGCGGCCGAGGCCGTGCACCGCGTCGGCCACCTGCAGATCGGCGACATGGCCGTGTGGGTGGGCGTCGCCGCCGCGCATCGCGGACCCGCCTTCGACGCCTGCCGCTACATCATCGACGAGCTCAAAGCCCGCGTGCCGATTTGGAAAAAGGAACACTACTCCAGCGGCGCCACCACCTGGATCAACTGCGCCACCCGCGGCGATTTTGCGGACGCCTCTCCTCCACTCGCTTGA
- a CDS encoding energy transducer TonB yields MPAKPSCLLLALCLAIASSVFAADAPEIHSAVDVFPQPLRTPPPEYPRKLQIKGITGMVVLELIVDDTGKVDSAAVVKSTEDDFNAPSLEAVKNWRFRPAQKDGHAVWVRLKLPLKFTPQT; encoded by the coding sequence ATGCCAGCAAAACCATCCTGTCTTCTGCTCGCCCTCTGCCTCGCCATTGCGAGCTCCGTCTTCGCCGCGGATGCTCCCGAGATCCACTCCGCCGTGGATGTCTTTCCCCAGCCCTTGCGCACCCCTCCGCCGGAGTATCCGCGCAAGCTCCAGATCAAGGGAATCACCGGCATGGTGGTGCTCGAACTGATCGTCGACGACACCGGCAAGGTCGACAGCGCCGCGGTCGTGAAATCGACCGAAGACGACTTCAACGCTCCTTCGCTGGAAGCGGTGAAAAACTGGCGCTTTCGTCCCGCCCAAAAAGACGGTCACGCCGTCTGGGTGCGCTTGAAGCTGCCCTTGAAGTTCACGCCGCAGACCTGA
- the gndA gene encoding NADP-dependent phosphogluconate dehydrogenase yields the protein MPKEHSDIGLIGLAVMGQNLALNIADHGFQISVYNRTTAKTDAFVEANPDTPGGLVGTATMEDFVKSLAKPRKVIILVQAGRATDAVIDGLIPLLDKDDIIIDGGNALWTDTIRREQELKAKGLRFIGSGVSGGEEGARFGPSLMPGGDKAAFKELAKIWKAIAAKVDKDTGKPLEGAEPGKPVKGGVPCTAYIGENGAGHYVKMVHNGIEYGDMQMICEAYDLMQGILGLKPKEMGEIFGEWNKGALDSFLIEITADILGQKDPASRKAFVDVVLDTAGQKGTGKWTSVNALNMGVAAPTIAESVFSRCLSAVKDERVAASKILKGPKKKKYTGAKKALIQAIHDALYCSKICSYAQGFQLMREAQNEYGWKLNFGQIAQIWRGGCIIRAGFLQKITEAFARDKKLANLLLDPYFNKTIQAAQENWRKVVALAAEHGIPAPTFASSLAYYDGYRSARLPANLLQAQRDYFGAHTYERVDQPRGKFYHVDWPQKDRPQLEA from the coding sequence ATGCCCAAAGAACACTCCGACATTGGACTCATCGGCCTCGCCGTGATGGGTCAAAATCTTGCCCTCAATATCGCCGACCACGGTTTCCAGATTTCGGTCTACAACCGCACCACGGCAAAGACCGATGCGTTTGTTGAAGCCAATCCCGACACCCCGGGCGGTCTCGTCGGCACGGCCACCATGGAGGACTTCGTCAAGTCCCTCGCCAAGCCGCGCAAGGTCATCATCCTCGTGCAGGCCGGTCGTGCGACCGATGCCGTGATCGACGGCCTCATCCCGCTGCTCGACAAGGACGACATCATCATCGACGGCGGCAACGCCCTCTGGACCGACACCATCCGTCGCGAGCAGGAGCTCAAGGCCAAGGGTCTGCGCTTCATCGGCTCCGGCGTTTCCGGGGGCGAAGAGGGTGCGCGCTTCGGCCCGTCCCTCATGCCCGGCGGCGACAAGGCCGCCTTCAAGGAACTCGCCAAGATCTGGAAGGCCATCGCCGCCAAGGTCGACAAGGACACCGGCAAGCCCCTCGAGGGCGCCGAGCCCGGCAAGCCCGTCAAGGGTGGCGTGCCCTGCACCGCCTACATCGGCGAAAACGGTGCCGGTCACTACGTGAAGATGGTCCACAACGGCATCGAGTATGGCGACATGCAGATGATCTGTGAGGCCTACGACCTCATGCAGGGCATCCTCGGCCTCAAGCCGAAGGAAATGGGCGAGATCTTCGGCGAGTGGAACAAGGGCGCGCTCGACTCCTTCCTCATCGAGATCACCGCCGACATCCTCGGCCAAAAGGACCCCGCCTCCCGCAAGGCCTTCGTCGACGTTGTCCTCGACACCGCCGGCCAAAAGGGCACCGGCAAGTGGACCAGCGTGAACGCCCTCAACATGGGCGTCGCCGCCCCGACCATCGCCGAGTCCGTCTTCTCCCGCTGCCTCTCCGCCGTCAAAGACGAGCGCGTCGCCGCCTCCAAGATCCTCAAGGGTCCGAAGAAGAAGAAATACACCGGCGCCAAGAAGGCCCTTATCCAGGCCATCCACGACGCCCTCTACTGCTCCAAGATCTGCTCCTACGCCCAGGGCTTCCAGCTCATGCGCGAGGCGCAAAACGAGTATGGCTGGAAACTCAACTTCGGCCAAATCGCTCAGATCTGGCGGGGCGGTTGCATCATCCGCGCCGGCTTCCTGCAGAAGATCACCGAGGCCTTCGCTCGCGACAAGAAGTTGGCCAACCTGCTCCTCGATCCCTACTTCAACAAGACGATCCAGGCCGCCCAGGAAAACTGGCGCAAGGTGGTCGCCCTCGCTGCCGAACACGGCATCCCGGCCCCGACCTTTGCCTCCTCCCTCGCCTACTACGACGGCTACCGCAGTGCCCGCCTCCCGGCCAACCTGCTTCAGGCTCAGCGCGACTACTTCGGCGCCCACACCTACGAGCGCGTCGACCAGCCCCGCGGTAAGTTCTACCACGTTGATTGGCCGCAGAAGGACCGTCCGCAGCTCGAGGCCTGA
- a CDS encoding autotransporter outer membrane beta-barrel domain-containing protein produces MKTTRTLRILALGLTGLLMSGALRAQIDNFDSLNGYAAGLEMRLTNWHSDLSTLRSPAQGWTVSVDGEHFERDVDPATDRLKRDNSGQQFALNIGWGTTEWNAGVSVGMTDASSDYEEINSPAPVPTTGSVDTEGVSGRLWVVGKVGAVTIDAALGMAETSYDGIRNSDIGSSMAEFDGSDTFGYVRASYDWAVSDSIVIVPFAGLVWVDSDADGFTEQGTSPDRRIVGDFSTSESNAVFGATIMAAKGNWKPYLTLGYFTELSSDAAVLSVQAINGFDLGQGVVPNASESLFHASLGVDADLGEGWALRGSVDFYTGGDEEQTGLRLSVGRSF; encoded by the coding sequence ATGAAGACCACACGCACTTTGCGGATCCTTGCACTCGGCCTCACCGGCCTGCTGATGAGTGGCGCCCTTCGCGCCCAAATTGATAATTTCGACAGCCTCAACGGTTACGCCGCCGGCTTGGAAATGCGCCTGACCAACTGGCACTCCGATCTGAGCACGCTGCGCAGTCCGGCGCAGGGCTGGACGGTTTCCGTCGATGGTGAGCATTTCGAACGTGACGTCGATCCCGCCACCGACCGGCTGAAGCGCGACAACTCCGGTCAGCAATTTGCCCTCAACATCGGTTGGGGCACCACCGAATGGAACGCGGGTGTGTCCGTCGGTATGACCGACGCGAGCAGCGACTACGAAGAGATCAATTCGCCCGCGCCGGTGCCCACCACGGGCTCCGTCGATACCGAAGGCGTCTCGGGTCGCCTCTGGGTCGTGGGTAAGGTGGGAGCGGTCACCATCGATGCGGCGCTCGGCATGGCCGAGACGAGCTACGATGGTATTCGCAACAGCGACATCGGCTCATCGATGGCCGAGTTCGACGGCTCCGACACCTTTGGCTACGTCCGTGCGTCCTACGATTGGGCGGTGAGCGATTCGATCGTCATCGTGCCTTTCGCCGGTCTGGTTTGGGTCGATTCCGATGCCGATGGTTTCACCGAGCAGGGCACCTCGCCGGATCGCCGCATCGTGGGCGACTTCTCCACCAGCGAGAGCAACGCGGTCTTCGGCGCGACCATCATGGCCGCCAAGGGCAACTGGAAGCCCTACCTCACGCTGGGCTACTTCACCGAGCTTTCCTCCGACGCCGCAGTGCTGTCCGTGCAAGCGATCAACGGCTTTGACCTCGGTCAAGGTGTCGTGCCCAACGCCTCGGAGAGTCTCTTCCATGCCTCCCTCGGCGTTGATGCCGACTTGGGTGAAGGCTGGGCCCTGCGTGGCTCCGTCGACTTCTACACCGGCGGTGACGAAGAGCAGACCGGCCTCCGCCTGAGCGTCGGCCGCAGCTTCTGA